One part of the Mustela erminea isolate mMusErm1 chromosome 11, mMusErm1.Pri, whole genome shotgun sequence genome encodes these proteins:
- the CLDN12 gene encoding claudin-12, whose amino-acid sequence MGCRDVHAATVLSFLCGIASVAGLFAGTLLPNWRKLRLITFNRNEKNLTVYTGLWVKCARYDGSSDCLMYDTTWYSSVDQLDLRVLQFALPLSILIAMGALLLCLIGMCNTAFRSSVPNIKLAKCLVNSAGCHLVAGLLFFLAGTVSLSPSIWVIFYNIHLNKKFEPVFTFDYAVYVTMASAGGLYMTSLLLFIWYCACKSLPSPFWQPLYSHPPSMHTYSQPYSARSRLSAIEIDIPVVSHTT is encoded by the coding sequence ATGGGCTGTCGGGATGTCCATGCAGCCACAGTCCTCTCCTTCCTGTGTGGAATCGCCTCGGTAGCAGGCCTCTTtgcggggactctgcttcccaACTGGAGGAAATTACGACTGATCACATTCAACAGAAACGAGAAGAATCTGACTGTGTACACTGGCCTGTGGGTGAAGTGTGCCCGATATGATGGGAGCAGTGACTGCCTGATGTATGATACTACTTGGTACTCATCAGTTGACCAGCTGGACTTGCGGGTCCTCCAGTTTGCCCTGCCTCTCAGCATCCTGATTGCGATGGGtgccctgctgctctgcctgatTGGAATGTGCAACACGGCCTTCAGGTCCTCAGTGCCCAACATCAAACTGGCCAAGTGCCTGGTCAATAGTGCAGGCTGCCACCTGGTGGCCGGGCTGCTGTTTTTCCTGGCAGGTACTGTGAGCCTCTCCCCTTCCATCTGGGTCATCTTTTATAACATTCATCTGAACAAGAAGTTTGAGCCAGTCTTTACATTTGACTATGCAGTGTATGTCACTATGGCTAGTGCTGGAGGCCTGTATATGACTTCCCTTCTGCTGTTTATTTGGTACTGTGCATGCAAATCTTTGCCTTCTCCGTTCTGGCAGCCACTGTACTCCCATCCTCCCAGTATGCATACCTACTCACAGCCCTATTCAGCACGCTCCCGCCTCTCTGCCATTGAAATTGACATTCCAGTAGTTTCACACACCACCTAA